A genomic segment from uncultured Marinifilum sp. encodes:
- a CDS encoding FAD-dependent oxidoreductase — protein sequence MEKQFLIVGQGIAGSLLAYNMYKAGLNFTIISSLHKSKASDIAAGMFNPLVFKRLTKSWMVDEVLPVMVETYEDIESELGHKFLYPMDIIKPLAGHEQKMWEERIEQAQFSDYIVGLGKDSLCKGIKDFDSYGRVTNSGYVNLEQLLRKLREFFLDKGFLIESDFEYKDLGFIDGTITWHGISAQTIVFCEGHHASKNPYFKGIGFNPTKGELLEIECKGLVEDYILNKNLFVLPMGNHRFKVGATYNWKNLDEELTLDARKDLLSRLEDLIELPYTVLKHWAGIRPTVIDRRPILGTHPLHKHVAILNGLGTKGVMLAPYFAREMLRVLSVNGYTLNREVDIRRFL from the coding sequence ATGGAAAAACAGTTTTTAATTGTTGGACAGGGAATTGCAGGATCCTTACTGGCATATAATATGTATAAAGCCGGATTAAATTTTACAATTATTTCGAGTCTCCACAAGAGTAAAGCTTCTGATATTGCAGCAGGTATGTTTAATCCTTTGGTTTTTAAACGACTAACTAAGAGTTGGATGGTTGATGAAGTTTTACCTGTAATGGTTGAAACTTATGAAGATATTGAAAGTGAGCTGGGACATAAATTTTTATATCCTATGGATATAATTAAGCCTTTAGCCGGTCATGAACAAAAAATGTGGGAAGAACGAATTGAGCAAGCACAATTTTCGGATTATATTGTTGGACTTGGCAAAGATTCTTTGTGTAAGGGGATAAAAGATTTTGATTCGTATGGAAGAGTGACCAATTCGGGCTATGTTAACTTGGAACAATTACTGAGGAAATTGCGAGAGTTTTTTCTGGATAAAGGTTTTTTGATTGAATCGGATTTTGAATACAAAGATCTTGGATTTATTGATGGTACAATTACCTGGCATGGTATATCGGCGCAGACAATTGTGTTTTGTGAAGGGCATCATGCTTCTAAGAATCCTTATTTTAAAGGGATTGGATTTAATCCCACCAAAGGTGAGTTACTCGAGATTGAATGTAAAGGATTAGTGGAAGATTATATTTTAAATAAAAATTTATTTGTCTTGCCTATGGGCAATCATCGCTTTAAAGTGGGGGCTACTTACAATTGGAAAAACCTGGATGAAGAGTTGACTTTAGATGCTCGTAAGGATTTACTTTCCCGTTTAGAGGATTTAATAGAATTGCCATATACGGTTTTAAAACATTGGGCAGGTATTCGTCCTACGGTAATCGATCGGCGTCCTATATTGGGAACACACCCTTTGCATAAGCATGTTGCAATTTTAAACGGATTGGGAACCAAAGGAGTTATGTTGGCGCCATATTTTGCACGTGAAATGCTGCGTGTACTCTCAGTAAATGGCTATACTTTAAACAGAGAAGTGGATATTCGCCGATTTTTGTAG
- a CDS encoding DUF4249 domain-containing protein, whose product MLKYIIYILTTTLLFSACTKVVNVDVPEADSKLVIEASIDWKKGTSGNIQSIKLSKSTPYFSDNQSIIATGAEVSISDETSNQEFIFEDQNNGEYLCTNFIPVINRTYSLKIVYEKETYTAVETLQSLSGISKIDQSVENGFDDEAIEINIYIPDPANEPNYYMLKYYERGDLLPEISDLKDEFIDGNEIKLFWEKQDDDDTNEEEFKAGDIVDIHLYGISESYYNYISILSEQSESGNPFSTIPVALKGNCINTTNPDNTPYGYFRLSQYVKKTYTVQ is encoded by the coding sequence ATGCTTAAATATATAATTTACATACTAACAACTACATTATTATTTTCGGCCTGCACAAAAGTTGTTAATGTTGATGTGCCTGAAGCTGATTCTAAATTAGTTATTGAAGCATCCATAGACTGGAAAAAAGGTACAAGTGGAAATATTCAAAGCATTAAGCTGAGTAAATCAACCCCTTATTTTTCCGATAACCAAAGCATTATTGCAACAGGTGCCGAGGTTAGTATAAGCGATGAAACCAGCAATCAGGAATTCATATTCGAGGATCAGAACAATGGGGAATATTTATGCACCAACTTTATTCCGGTAATTAACAGAACTTATAGCCTTAAAATTGTTTACGAAAAAGAAACCTACACTGCCGTGGAAACTTTGCAATCGCTTAGTGGAATTTCAAAAATAGATCAGTCGGTAGAAAATGGTTTCGACGATGAAGCTATCGAAATAAATATTTACATTCCCGACCCAGCCAATGAGCCAAATTATTACATGCTAAAATATTACGAGCGTGGCGATCTGCTGCCCGAAATATCCGATTTAAAAGATGAATTTATTGATGGTAATGAAATTAAACTATTCTGGGAAAAGCAAGACGATGATGATACAAATGAAGAAGAGTTTAAAGCCGGCGACATTGTAGATATTCATCTTTATGGTATTTCTGAATCTTATTACAATTATATCAGCATTTTAAGTGAACAATCAGAATCGGGAAATCCATTTAGCACCATTCCTGTTGCATTAAAAGGAAATTGCATTAACACAACTAATCCCGATAATACTCCTTACGGCTATTTTAGACTTAGCCAATATGTCAAAAAAACCTATACTGTTCAGTAG
- a CDS encoding rhodanese-related sulfurtransferase, with the protein MLLHNKLSKEELKKQLEEENFSRKTLSFYRYVIIEDPQKFRDSLYLKWFELNCKGRIYIAREGINAQMSVPEHNIKAFFSLMNSLKELQDMPIKWAVEDDGKSFYKLIVKLRPKIVADGLNDNAFDVTDVGNHLSPLEFHNQISLPNTIVVDMRNHYESEIGHFENAICPDADTFREEIDIVVHNLKDKKKEKVLLYCTGGIRCEKASAYLKHHGFEDVNQLHGGIIAYAQDIKQLGLDSKFRGKNFVFDERLGESINNEVIAKCHQCEKACDTHTNCANNDCHLLFIQCEECREKYQGCCTDECAQIIQLPLEKRTKLRSKFHDKYSKSQIYRQRIRPKLKEL; encoded by the coding sequence ATGTTACTTCATAATAAACTTAGTAAAGAAGAACTCAAGAAACAACTTGAAGAAGAAAACTTTAGTAGAAAAACACTTTCTTTTTATAGATATGTAATTATAGAAGATCCACAAAAATTTCGCGATAGTTTATATTTAAAATGGTTTGAGTTGAATTGTAAAGGTCGAATTTACATTGCTCGCGAAGGAATAAATGCACAAATGAGCGTACCAGAGCATAATATTAAAGCTTTTTTTTCGCTAATGAATAGCCTAAAAGAACTGCAAGATATGCCTATAAAATGGGCCGTAGAGGATGATGGAAAATCGTTTTATAAACTCATTGTAAAACTGCGACCTAAAATTGTTGCCGATGGATTAAACGACAATGCATTTGATGTTACCGATGTAGGCAATCATCTCTCCCCTCTCGAATTTCACAATCAAATATCTTTACCTAACACAATTGTTGTAGATATGCGAAATCATTACGAAAGTGAAATTGGTCATTTCGAAAATGCTATTTGTCCCGACGCAGATACATTCCGCGAAGAAATTGATATTGTAGTTCACAATTTAAAAGACAAAAAAAAGGAAAAAGTCTTACTGTATTGCACAGGAGGAATTCGATGCGAAAAAGCCAGTGCATACCTTAAACATCATGGTTTTGAGGATGTAAATCAGTTACACGGAGGAATTATTGCTTATGCACAGGACATAAAACAACTCGGCTTAGATTCTAAATTCCGAGGAAAAAATTTCGTATTCGATGAACGACTGGGAGAAAGCATAAACAATGAGGTAATTGCAAAATGTCATCAGTGCGAAAAAGCTTGCGATACACATACCAACTGCGCCAACAACGACTGCCATCTCCTATTTATTCAATGCGAAGAGTGCCGCGAAAAATATCAGGGCTGCTGTACCGACGAATGTGCTCAAATTATTCAATTACCATTAGAAAAACGCACCAAACTACGATCTAAATTTCATGATAAATACAGCAAAAGTCAGATTTACAGACAGAGAATACGACCAAAATTAAAAGAGTTATAA